The Streptomyces sp. NBC_01775 genome includes a region encoding these proteins:
- a CDS encoding protein meaA, whose amino-acid sequence MSEVTVPDKDRPWLMRTYAGHSTAEASNELYRRNLTKGQTGLSVAFDLPTQTGYDPDHVLARGEVGRVGVPVSHLGDMRRLFEGIPLEQMNTSMTINATAMWLLALYQVVAEEQGADVSRLQGTTQNDIVKEYLSRGTHVFPPVPSLRLTTDMIAYTVAHLPRWNPVNICSYHLQEAGATPVQEISYAMATAVAVLDAVRDSGQVPAEEFGRVVARISFFVNAGVRFVEEMCKMRAFTRVWERITSERYGITDPKQRRFRYGVQVNSLGLTEAQPENNVQRIVLEMLAVTLSKDARARAVQLPAWNEALGLPRPWDQQWSLRIQQVLAHESDLLEYEDLFDGSHVIEAKVETLVKESWAEIERIEEMGGVMAAVESGYLKSQLVSSHAERRARIESGEERIIGVNCYEATEPSPLTADLDTAIMTVDAAGEASTVAAVRRWRETRDEPFWREGTRDPGLYPSAEQALRQLKEAAATDANLMEATVECARAGVTTGEWAGALREVFGEFRAPTGVSGAPVAVTAEEGSALATVRHGVERTAADLGVGKLRLLVGKPGLDGHSNGAEQIAVRARDAGFEVVYQGIRLTPEEIVAAAVAEDVHCVGLSILSGSHTELVPDVLGRMREAGAGDVPVIVGGIIPSADARALREAGVAAVFTPKDFGITEIIGRIVGEIRTANRLDKLDQHDRPVQRDPQEVTQ is encoded by the coding sequence ATGTCTGAGGTGACGGTGCCGGACAAGGATCGTCCCTGGCTGATGCGGACGTACGCCGGGCACTCGACCGCCGAGGCGTCCAACGAGCTGTACCGCCGCAACCTCACCAAGGGACAGACGGGGCTGTCGGTCGCGTTCGACCTGCCCACCCAGACCGGGTACGACCCCGACCACGTGCTCGCGCGCGGCGAGGTCGGCCGGGTCGGGGTGCCGGTCTCCCACCTGGGCGACATGCGCAGGCTGTTCGAGGGCATCCCGCTGGAGCAGATGAACACCTCGATGACCATCAACGCCACGGCCATGTGGCTGCTGGCGCTCTACCAGGTCGTCGCGGAGGAACAGGGGGCGGACGTCTCCCGGCTTCAGGGGACGACGCAGAACGACATCGTCAAGGAGTACCTCTCGCGCGGGACGCACGTCTTCCCGCCGGTCCCCTCGCTGCGGCTGACGACGGACATGATCGCGTACACCGTCGCCCACCTCCCCAGGTGGAATCCGGTCAACATCTGTAGCTACCACCTCCAGGAGGCGGGGGCGACCCCCGTCCAGGAGATCTCCTACGCGATGGCCACGGCCGTCGCCGTGCTGGACGCCGTACGGGACAGCGGGCAGGTGCCGGCGGAGGAGTTCGGGCGGGTCGTGGCCCGGATCTCGTTCTTCGTGAACGCCGGGGTCCGCTTCGTCGAGGAGATGTGCAAGATGCGGGCCTTCACCCGCGTGTGGGAGCGGATCACCAGCGAGCGCTACGGCATCACCGACCCCAAGCAGCGCAGGTTCCGCTACGGCGTGCAGGTCAACTCGCTGGGGCTGACCGAGGCGCAGCCGGAGAACAACGTCCAGCGCATCGTGCTGGAGATGCTCGCGGTCACCCTCTCCAAGGACGCGCGGGCCCGCGCCGTGCAACTGCCCGCGTGGAACGAGGCGCTGGGCCTGCCCCGGCCCTGGGACCAGCAGTGGTCGCTGCGTATCCAGCAGGTGCTCGCACACGAGAGCGATCTGCTGGAGTACGAGGACCTCTTCGACGGGTCGCATGTGATCGAGGCGAAGGTGGAGACGCTGGTCAAGGAGAGCTGGGCCGAGATCGAGCGCATCGAGGAGATGGGCGGGGTGATGGCGGCCGTCGAGTCCGGCTATCTCAAGTCCCAGCTGGTCTCCTCGCACGCCGAACGCCGCGCGCGCATCGAGTCGGGCGAGGAGCGGATCATCGGCGTCAACTGCTACGAGGCGACCGAGCCCAGCCCGCTGACCGCCGATCTGGACACCGCGATCATGACGGTGGACGCCGCCGGTGAGGCGTCCACCGTCGCGGCGGTGCGGCGCTGGCGCGAGACCCGCGACGAGCCGTTCTGGCGCGAGGGGACCCGCGACCCCGGGCTGTATCCCAGTGCGGAGCAGGCGCTGCGGCAGCTGAAAGAGGCCGCGGCCACGGACGCCAACTTGATGGAGGCGACCGTGGAGTGCGCCCGCGCCGGGGTCACGACCGGGGAGTGGGCGGGCGCGCTGCGGGAGGTGTTCGGCGAGTTCCGCGCCCCCACGGGCGTGAGCGGCGCCCCTGTCGCGGTCACGGCCGAGGAGGGCTCGGCGCTGGCCACCGTGCGGCACGGCGTGGAGCGCACGGCCGCCGACCTGGGAGTGGGCAAGCTGCGGCTGCTGGTCGGCAAGCCCGGCCTGGACGGCCACAGCAACGGCGCCGAACAGATCGCCGTACGGGCCCGTGACGCGGGCTTCGAGGTGGTCTACCAGGGCATCAGGCTCACACCCGAGGAGATCGTCGCGGCTGCCGTCGCCGAGGACGTGCACTGTGTGGGCCTGTCCATCCTGTCCGGTTCGCACACCGAGCTGGTGCCGGACGTGCTGGGCAGGATGCGCGAGGCGGGCGCGGGCGACGTGCCCGTGATCGTGGGCGGCATCATTCCGTCGGCGGACGCGCGGGCGCTGCGCGAGGCGGGCGTCGCCGCCGTCTTCACCCCGAAGGACTTCGGGATCACGGAGATCATCGGCCGTATCGTCGGCGAGATCCGGACAGCGAACAGGCTAGACAAGCTGGACCAGCACGATCGGCCCGTCCAGCGAGACCCCCAGGAGGTCACTCAGTGA
- a CDS encoding Rv2578c family radical SAM protein, with product MRWDELSDKGPTAAPALFGTSAVTTRTFDTPEFRGITFHEVRARSLVNKVPGASRMPFEWTVNPYRGCSHACVYCFARRSHSYLDLDTGEGFDSQIVVKVNAPEVLRKELSGPRWCGQHIAMGTNVDCYQRAEGRYRLMPGILTALRDCANPFSILTKGTLILRDLDLLRSAAAVTDIGVSVSVGFTDEELWRTVEPGAPAPQRRLDVVRTLTEHGIPCGVLMAPVIPFLSDSPAQLRETVRAIAAAGATSVTPLALHLRPGAREWFSRWLAEHHPHLVRHYEALYANGPYAPKWYQRRITRQVHELAAEYGVGPSSPGAARRIEPPAQTARPALEERAAQEAEDARCTQLTLL from the coding sequence ATGCGCTGGGACGAGCTGAGCGACAAGGGACCGACCGCGGCGCCGGCGCTCTTCGGGACCTCCGCCGTCACCACTCGGACGTTCGACACCCCCGAGTTCCGCGGGATCACCTTCCACGAGGTCAGGGCCCGCTCCCTGGTGAACAAGGTGCCCGGAGCGTCCCGGATGCCGTTCGAATGGACGGTGAACCCCTACCGCGGCTGCTCGCACGCGTGCGTCTACTGCTTCGCCCGGCGCAGCCACAGCTATCTCGACCTGGACACCGGCGAGGGCTTCGACTCCCAGATCGTCGTCAAGGTCAACGCGCCCGAGGTGCTACGCAAGGAGCTGAGCGGCCCGCGCTGGTGCGGCCAGCACATCGCCATGGGCACCAATGTCGATTGTTATCAGCGGGCGGAAGGACGCTACCGGTTGATGCCGGGCATCCTGACGGCCCTGCGCGACTGCGCCAACCCGTTCTCGATCCTCACCAAGGGCACGCTCATCCTGCGCGACCTCGACCTCCTGCGCTCGGCAGCCGCCGTCACCGACATCGGGGTCTCCGTCTCGGTCGGCTTCACCGACGAGGAACTGTGGCGCACGGTCGAGCCCGGCGCGCCCGCACCCCAGCGGCGGCTGGACGTCGTCCGTACGCTCACCGAGCACGGCATCCCGTGCGGGGTGCTGATGGCACCCGTGATCCCCTTCCTGAGCGACTCACCCGCACAGCTGCGCGAGACCGTCCGCGCCATCGCGGCGGCGGGCGCCACCTCCGTCACCCCGCTCGCCCTGCATCTGCGGCCCGGCGCGCGCGAGTGGTTCTCCCGCTGGCTGGCCGAGCACCACCCGCACCTGGTGCGGCACTACGAGGCGCTCTACGCCAACGGCCCGTACGCGCCCAAGTGGTATCAGCGGCGCATCACGCGCCAGGTGCACGAACTGGCGGCGGAATACGGCGTGGGCCCCTCCTCCCCCGGCGCGGCGCGACGCATCGAGCCACCGGCGCAGACCGCGCGTCCCGCGCTGGAGGAACGGGCAGCGCAGGAGGCCGAGGACGCGCGCTGCACCCAGCTCACCCTGCTGTGA
- a CDS encoding 3-hydroxyacyl-CoA dehydrogenase family protein, translating to MDRPPLRTIAVVGLGTMGTGIADILARAGREVIGIDTNEAAARQAVAALEASTARAVRRERMTQSERQDVLARLRTCTEVTAAAEADLVIEVVPEDYDTKCQVFAALDAVVKPDTILATGTNALSVTRLAADSDRPERVLGLHFFNPAPAMKLVEIVSSVLTSPEAVTAVTALARELGKDPIAVGDRPGFVADGLLFGYLNRAAQMYESRYATREDIDSAMRLGCGLPMGPLALLDLIGVDTARTVLDAMYAQSRDRLHAPAPVLRQLSDAGLTGRKAGRGFYSYEAPGSGTVVPDALTPDPAAPRAEGRPVASVGVVGSGTMAAGIAEVFAKAGYPTVLAARSQEKAQAAKARVAGSLERAVRKGRMTPENRDEALALVIPAASLEALAGADLVVEAVAEDLQVKRQLFAALDAVCKQGAVLATTTSSLPVVACARATSRPRDVIGMHFFNPAPAMKLVEVVTTVLTAEDSHATVREVCARVRKHPVDCGDRAGFIVNALLFPYLNNAVKMVQEHYASLDDIDAAMKLGGGYPMGPFELLDVVGLDVSLAIEQVLHREFRDPSLAPAPLLEHLVAAGCLGRKTGRGFREYARR from the coding sequence ATGGACCGTCCTCCCCTGCGTACCATCGCCGTCGTCGGCCTCGGCACGATGGGCACCGGCATCGCTGACATTCTCGCCCGCGCCGGACGAGAGGTCATCGGCATTGACACGAACGAAGCAGCCGCACGGCAGGCGGTTGCCGCTCTGGAGGCGTCGACGGCGCGGGCCGTGCGGCGAGAGCGGATGACGCAGAGCGAGCGCCAGGACGTGCTGGCGCGCCTGCGCACCTGCACGGAGGTGACGGCGGCGGCGGAGGCGGACCTCGTCATCGAGGTCGTGCCCGAGGACTACGACACCAAGTGCCAGGTCTTCGCCGCGCTCGACGCCGTCGTCAAGCCCGACACGATCCTGGCCACGGGCACCAACGCGTTGTCGGTGACGAGGCTGGCCGCCGACTCCGACCGGCCCGAACGCGTCCTGGGGCTGCACTTCTTCAACCCGGCGCCCGCGATGAAGCTGGTCGAGATCGTCTCCTCGGTACTGACCTCGCCGGAAGCGGTCACCGCCGTCACCGCGCTCGCACGGGAGCTGGGCAAGGATCCGATCGCGGTCGGTGACCGTCCCGGATTCGTCGCGGACGGCCTGCTGTTCGGCTATCTGAACCGGGCCGCCCAGATGTACGAGTCGCGGTACGCCACCCGCGAGGACATCGACTCCGCCATGAGGCTGGGCTGTGGCCTGCCCATGGGCCCGCTCGCACTGCTTGATCTGATCGGGGTGGATACGGCGCGCACCGTCCTGGACGCGATGTACGCGCAATCACGCGATCGCCTCCACGCCCCGGCGCCGGTGCTGCGCCAGCTCTCGGACGCGGGGCTGACCGGCCGCAAGGCGGGGCGCGGCTTCTACTCGTACGAGGCGCCGGGCAGCGGCACGGTGGTGCCCGACGCGCTCACCCCGGACCCGGCGGCGCCGCGCGCCGAGGGCCGCCCCGTCGCGTCGGTGGGTGTCGTGGGGTCGGGGACGATGGCCGCCGGCATCGCCGAGGTCTTCGCCAAGGCCGGATATCCGACGGTGCTCGCGGCCCGGAGCCAGGAGAAGGCGCAGGCGGCCAAGGCCAGGGTCGCGGGGTCGCTGGAGCGCGCGGTGCGCAAGGGCCGGATGACCCCGGAGAACCGGGACGAGGCACTGGCACTGGTCATCCCGGCCGCTTCGCTGGAGGCGCTCGCCGGGGCCGACCTGGTCGTCGAGGCGGTGGCCGAAGATCTCCAGGTGAAGCGGCAGTTGTTCGCCGCGCTGGACGCGGTGTGCAAGCAGGGCGCGGTGCTGGCCACCACCACCTCCTCGCTGCCGGTGGTCGCCTGTGCCCGCGCCACCTCCCGGCCGCGGGACGTGATCGGCATGCACTTCTTCAACCCGGCACCGGCCATGAAGCTGGTCGAGGTGGTGACCACGGTGCTGACCGCCGAGGACAGCCACGCCACGGTCCGCGAGGTGTGCGCGCGGGTGCGCAAGCACCCGGTGGACTGCGGGGACCGCGCGGGCTTCATCGTCAACGCGCTGCTGTTCCCGTACCTGAACAACGCCGTGAAGATGGTCCAGGAGCACTACGCCTCGCTCGATGACATCGACGCCGCGATGAAGCTCGGCGGCGGTTACCCGATGGGGCCGTTCGAGCTGCTGGACGTCGTCGGGCTGGATGTGTCGCTGGCCATCGAACAGGTGCTGCACCGCGAGTTCCGCGACCCCTCGCTGGCGCCCGCTCCTTTGCTGGAGCACCTGGTCGCGGCGGGGTGCCTGGGCAGGAAGACGGGGCGCGGCTTCCGTGAGTACGCACGCCGGTGA
- a CDS encoding TetR family transcriptional regulator produces the protein MPEPAKNSRTNTTRANGAATQRLKVRRELAAAAMELFATKGYEATTVDEIAATAGVARRTFFRHFRSKEEAIFPDHDDTLVRAQAVLEAAPPHENPLDTVCRGIKEVMKMYASSPKGSVERYKLTREVPALREREIASVARYERLFTRYLLGHFDEEAHRDGVSGYDEPLLAEVAASAVVTAHNHVLRRWLRSGGVGDVETQLDHAFAIVRRTFGTGFGANRSVAERSVAVEREDEVLVTVARTDAPLGEIMATIERALAR, from the coding sequence ATGCCAGAGCCCGCGAAGAACTCCCGTACGAACACGACTCGTGCGAACGGTGCAGCCACCCAGCGCCTCAAGGTGCGCCGAGAGTTGGCCGCTGCCGCGATGGAGCTTTTCGCGACAAAGGGCTACGAGGCGACAACGGTTGACGAGATCGCGGCGACGGCCGGTGTCGCGCGCCGCACCTTCTTCCGGCACTTCCGCTCCAAGGAAGAGGCGATCTTCCCCGACCACGACGACACCCTCGTACGCGCCCAGGCGGTGCTGGAGGCCGCGCCGCCGCACGAGAACCCGCTGGACACCGTGTGCCGGGGCATCAAGGAAGTCATGAAGATGTACGCCTCGTCGCCCAAGGGCAGCGTCGAGCGCTACAAGCTGACCCGCGAGGTCCCGGCGCTGCGGGAGCGGGAGATCGCCTCCGTCGCCCGCTACGAGCGGCTGTTCACCCGCTATCTGCTGGGCCACTTCGATGAGGAGGCGCACCGCGACGGCGTCAGCGGCTACGACGAGCCGCTGCTCGCCGAGGTGGCGGCCTCCGCGGTGGTCACGGCGCACAACCACGTGCTGCGCCGGTGGCTGCGCTCGGGCGGCGTCGGGGATGTCGAGACCCAGCTCGATCACGCGTTCGCGATCGTACGGCGCACCTTCGGTACGGGCTTCGGCGCGAACCGCTCGGTGGCGGAACGGTCCGTCGCGGTCGAGCGCGAGGACGAGGTCCTGGTGACGGTCGCGCGGACGGATGCCCCGCTCGGGGAGATCATGGCGACGATCGAGCGCGCGCTGGCCCGCTGA
- a CDS encoding amino acid permease, translated as MAAGPDSRGTKGSRPWLRTKSIEESIRDTDDPERGLHKSLSALDLTVFGVGVVIGTGIFVLTGQIAKTMAGPSVAISFAVAGVVCALAALCYAEFASTVPVAGSAYTFAYASLGELPAWIIGWDLVLELALGCAVVAVGWSGYVRSLLDNAGWHLPQWLSGTTDETGFGFDLLACVLVLLLTAILVLGMKLSARVTTIVVAVKVGVVLIVIIAGAFFVTADNYRPFIPPAKGDAAGGSGLAAPLIQLMSGYEPTTFGVMGIFTAAAVVFFAFIGFDVVATAAEETRNPQRDMPRGILSSLVICTMLYVAVSIVVTGMRKYTELTVQAPLADAFKAVGEPFWAGLISFGAAVGLTTVCMILLLGQSRVFFAMSRDGLLPRFFSRVHPRFQTPYRSTMLLGVLVAVVAGFTSISELAELVNIGTLFAFVVVALGVVILRRTRPDLPRAFRTPLVPVLPIASVLASLWLMINLPTETWLRFAAWMVLGVVIYGVYGRRHSTMHQRAE; from the coding sequence GTGGCGGCTGGGCCAGATTCCCGCGGAACGAAGGGCTCCAGGCCCTGGCTGCGGACCAAGTCCATCGAGGAGTCCATCCGCGACACCGACGATCCGGAGCGGGGCCTGCACAAGTCGCTCTCCGCGCTCGATCTGACCGTCTTCGGCGTCGGCGTCGTGATCGGCACCGGCATCTTCGTACTGACCGGGCAGATCGCCAAGACCATGGCGGGGCCCTCGGTCGCGATCTCCTTCGCCGTGGCAGGTGTGGTGTGTGCGCTGGCCGCGCTGTGCTACGCCGAGTTCGCCTCCACCGTGCCGGTGGCCGGATCCGCCTACACCTTCGCCTACGCCTCGCTGGGTGAGCTGCCCGCCTGGATCATCGGCTGGGACCTGGTGCTGGAGCTGGCGCTGGGGTGCGCGGTGGTGGCGGTCGGCTGGTCGGGCTATGTCCGCTCACTGCTCGACAACGCCGGGTGGCACCTGCCGCAGTGGCTCTCCGGCACCACGGACGAGACGGGTTTCGGCTTCGACCTGCTGGCCTGTGTGCTCGTGCTGCTGCTGACGGCGATCCTGGTGCTGGGCATGAAGCTGTCGGCCCGCGTCACCACCATCGTCGTCGCGGTCAAGGTCGGGGTGGTGCTGATCGTCATCATCGCCGGCGCCTTCTTCGTCACGGCTGACAACTACCGCCCGTTCATCCCACCGGCCAAGGGAGACGCGGCGGGTGGTTCAGGGCTGGCCGCGCCGCTGATCCAGCTGATGTCCGGGTACGAGCCGACCACGTTCGGCGTGATGGGCATCTTCACCGCGGCGGCCGTCGTCTTCTTCGCCTTCATCGGCTTCGACGTCGTCGCCACGGCGGCCGAGGAGACCCGGAACCCGCAGCGCGACATGCCGCGCGGCATCCTCAGCTCGCTGGTCATCTGCACGATGCTGTACGTGGCCGTCTCGATCGTGGTCACGGGCATGCGCAAGTACACCGAGCTGACCGTCCAGGCGCCCCTGGCCGACGCGTTCAAAGCCGTCGGCGAACCCTTCTGGGCGGGCCTGATCAGCTTCGGCGCCGCGGTCGGCCTCACCACCGTGTGCATGATCCTGCTGCTGGGACAGTCCCGGGTCTTCTTCGCGATGAGCCGCGACGGGCTGCTCCCGCGGTTCTTCTCCCGCGTGCACCCGCGCTTCCAGACGCCGTACCGCTCCACCATGCTGCTGGGCGTCCTGGTCGCGGTCGTCGCGGGCTTCACGAGCATCTCCGAGCTGGCCGAGCTGGTGAACATCGGCACCCTCTTCGCGTTCGTCGTCGTCGCGCTGGGCGTGGTGATCCTGCGGCGCACGCGCCCGGATCTGCCCCGGGCGTTCCGCACGCCCCTCGTACCGGTGCTGCCCATCGCCTCGGTGCTGGCCTCGCTGTGGCTGATGATCAACCTGCCGACCGAGACGTGGCTGCGGTTCGCCGCCTGGATGGTGCTCGGCGTCGTCATCTACGGCGTGTACGGACGGCGGCACAGCACGATGCACCAGCGCGCCGAGTAG
- the ccrA gene encoding crotonyl-CoA carboxylase/reductase: protein MNQILDAILASDTPPEDFAALPLPDSYRAMTVHKDEAEMFEGLETQDKDPRKSLHLDEVPVPELGPGEALVAVMASSVNYNSVWTSIFEPLPTFGFLERYGRLSPLTKRHDLPYHIIGSDLSGVVLRTGAGVNSWKPGDEVVAHCLSVELESADGHNDTMLDPEQRIWGFETNFGGLAEIALVKSNQLMPKPDHLTWEEAASPGLVNSTAYRQLVSRNGAGMKQGDNVLIWGASGGLGSYATQFALAGGANPICVVSSDDKAEICRKMGAEAIIDRKAEGYRFWKDEHHQDPKEWKRFGKRIRELTGGEDVDIVFEHPGRETFGASVYVTRKGGTIVTCASTSGYEHSYDNRYLWMSLKRIVGSHFANYREAWEANRLIAKGKIHPTLSKTYHLEETGQAAHDVHRNLHQGKVGVLALAPEEGLGVRNPEKRARHIDGINLFRDAEGERTGKHSGNV from the coding sequence GTGAACCAGATACTCGACGCGATCCTCGCGTCAGACACTCCGCCGGAGGACTTCGCCGCCCTCCCCCTGCCCGACTCGTACCGCGCCATGACCGTCCACAAGGACGAGGCGGAGATGTTCGAGGGGCTGGAGACCCAGGACAAGGACCCGCGCAAGTCACTGCACCTCGACGAGGTGCCGGTGCCCGAACTCGGCCCCGGCGAGGCCCTGGTGGCAGTCATGGCCTCCTCGGTCAACTACAACTCCGTGTGGACCTCGATCTTCGAGCCGCTGCCCACCTTCGGGTTCCTGGAGCGCTACGGACGCCTCTCGCCGCTGACCAAGCGGCACGACCTGCCGTACCACATCATCGGCTCCGACCTGTCGGGCGTCGTGCTGCGCACCGGCGCGGGCGTCAACTCCTGGAAGCCGGGCGACGAGGTGGTCGCGCACTGTCTGTCCGTCGAGCTGGAGTCCGCCGACGGGCACAACGACACGATGCTCGACCCCGAACAGCGGATCTGGGGCTTCGAGACCAACTTCGGCGGGCTGGCGGAGATCGCGCTGGTCAAGTCCAACCAGCTGATGCCCAAGCCGGACCACCTCACCTGGGAGGAGGCCGCCTCCCCCGGGCTGGTCAACTCCACCGCCTACCGCCAGCTCGTCTCGCGCAACGGCGCGGGCATGAAGCAGGGCGACAACGTGCTCATCTGGGGCGCCAGCGGCGGACTGGGCTCGTACGCCACGCAGTTCGCCCTCGCCGGCGGCGCCAACCCGATCTGCGTGGTCTCCAGCGACGACAAGGCCGAGATCTGCCGCAAGATGGGCGCCGAAGCGATCATCGACCGCAAGGCGGAGGGCTACCGCTTCTGGAAGGACGAGCACCACCAGGACCCGAAGGAGTGGAAGCGCTTCGGCAAGCGCATCCGCGAGCTGACCGGCGGCGAGGACGTGGACATCGTCTTCGAGCACCCGGGGCGGGAGACCTTCGGCGCCAGCGTCTACGTCACGCGCAAGGGCGGCACCATCGTCACCTGCGCCTCCACCTCCGGCTACGAGCACAGCTACGACAACCGCTACCTGTGGATGTCGCTCAAGCGGATCGTCGGCTCGCACTTCGCCAACTACCGCGAGGCGTGGGAGGCCAACCGCCTCATCGCCAAGGGCAAGATCCACCCCACGCTGTCGAAGACGTACCACCTGGAAGAGACCGGCCAGGCCGCCCACGACGTGCACCGCAACCTCCACCAGGGCAAGGTCGGCGTCCTCGCGCTGGCCCCCGAGGAGGGGCTTGGAGTCCGCAACCCGGAGAAGCGCGCTCGTCACATCGACGGCATCAATCTGTTCAGGGATGCCGAAGGCGAGCGGACCGGCAAGCACAGCGGGAATGTCTGA
- a CDS encoding pyridoxamine 5'-phosphate oxidase family protein, which translates to MTRSELTDVSWAGFVKAEPDFADRVRRRFERYTHHVLATLRKDGSPRLTGLEADFREGELWLGMMPSSLKALDLRRDPRFSLYANPGSGTEMDGGDARVTGRAVEVRDEEETARWAAGAPEGHAPEVFHLFRVELTEVVVVFIEAPDIVFRTWKPGRPLRTIRRGNDDAPPRED; encoded by the coding sequence ATGACGAGGAGCGAATTGACGGATGTGAGCTGGGCGGGCTTCGTGAAGGCGGAGCCGGATTTCGCCGACCGGGTGCGGCGGCGGTTCGAGCGCTACACCCACCATGTGCTGGCCACCTTGCGCAAGGACGGCTCGCCCCGGCTGACGGGCCTGGAGGCCGACTTCAGAGAGGGAGAGCTGTGGCTGGGAATGATGCCCAGCTCGCTCAAGGCGCTGGACCTGCGACGCGACCCCCGCTTTTCCCTGTACGCCAACCCGGGCTCCGGTACGGAGATGGACGGGGGCGACGCGCGGGTGACCGGACGGGCCGTGGAGGTGCGGGACGAGGAGGAGACGGCGCGCTGGGCCGCCGGTGCGCCCGAAGGCCATGCGCCCGAGGTCTTCCACCTCTTCCGCGTCGAGCTGACGGAGGTGGTCGTGGTCTTCATCGAGGCGCCGGACATCGTCTTCCGGACGTGGAAGCCGGGCCGCCCCCTGCGCACCATCCGGCGCGGCAACGACGACGCGCCCCCGCGCGAGGACTGA
- a CDS encoding RidA family protein: MSSLTHIATPDGLAPGNGFSHVVWGEGRFVAISGQVAVDAEGQVVGESDPAAQARQVFANLQRCLEEAGAAFTDVVKFTFFVTDLSVMPALREVRDTYLDPERLPACSAVQVAGLVRPELLIEIEAFAVIPAP; this comes from the coding sequence ATGTCATCGCTCACTCATATCGCCACCCCCGACGGCCTCGCTCCCGGCAACGGCTTCAGCCATGTCGTGTGGGGAGAGGGCAGGTTCGTCGCGATCTCGGGCCAGGTGGCCGTCGACGCGGAAGGCCAGGTCGTCGGCGAAAGCGACCCGGCCGCACAGGCGCGCCAGGTGTTCGCCAACCTCCAGCGCTGCCTGGAGGAGGCGGGAGCCGCCTTCACCGATGTCGTGAAGTTCACCTTCTTCGTGACCGACCTGTCCGTGATGCCCGCCCTGCGGGAGGTCCGGGACACCTACCTCGACCCCGAACGGCTCCCCGCGTGCAGCGCCGTCCAGGTCGCCGGGCTGGTGCGGCCCGAACTGCTCATAGAGATCGAGGCGTTCGCCGTGATCCCCGCACCGTGA
- a CDS encoding HEAT repeat domain-containing protein has protein sequence MGDAFRALIDRVRPEAEPVEYARLVTLARQRGPEARDQLASVLVETERPLWAREIAAFALGSAGDSRAFETLVFMLNYRDPTRCASAAQALEKLRDPRTAKAAAALATNELRTAYALYPVRLLTALRAPESVPTLINVLQRLLIGPLHYYPIAEACVLGLGALGDKRAVPVLDAAAEHHRLSPSAKAALARIPAQTSAGSRSASERT, from the coding sequence GTGGGCGACGCATTCCGAGCGCTGATCGACCGAGTGCGGCCAGAGGCCGAGCCCGTCGAGTACGCGCGCCTGGTCACGCTGGCCAGGCAGCGCGGGCCGGAGGCGCGCGACCAGCTCGCTTCCGTGCTCGTGGAGACCGAACGGCCGCTGTGGGCCCGCGAGATCGCGGCCTTCGCGCTGGGCAGCGCGGGGGACAGCCGGGCCTTCGAGACGCTGGTGTTCATGCTGAACTACCGCGATCCCACCCGCTGCGCCAGCGCGGCACAGGCGTTGGAGAAGCTGCGCGACCCACGTACGGCCAAGGCGGCGGCGGCCCTGGCCACCAACGAACTGCGCACCGCCTACGCCCTGTATCCCGTGCGGCTGCTCACCGCGCTGCGGGCCCCCGAATCGGTGCCGACGCTGATCAACGTCCTCCAGCGGCTGCTCATCGGGCCGCTGCACTACTACCCGATCGCCGAGGCGTGCGTCCTGGGCCTCGGCGCGCTCGGCGACAAGCGCGCGGTGCCCGTGCTGGACGCGGCGGCTGAGCACCACAGACTCTCCCCCTCGGCGAAGGCGGCGCTGGCCCGCATCCCCGCTCAGACCTCGGCCGGCTCCAGGTCGGCGAGCGAGCGTACGTAG